The following are encoded in a window of Cyanobacteria bacterium QS_8_64_29 genomic DNA:
- a CDS encoding helicase: protein MGAFEAQAHALLRRVLRARASESWPHHLTMARLVARALRSGRPAAVQAGSATAQYRIGYLVPALLWPGPIALVAPASIREQLLRHEIPALQQWLDAPKPVLTERPARSPTEEVLLRSPLSWLAECLSGERAAMPVIVDGAEDLERWARQQLRAGIRPADWEALVRAYPNRAELIRATQAQIERALARQAPRPSGARFVAPPEQAQLQALLQELASPVSAIVQPAFRQFGQQWQASGELLWAQPEGEAFALYCEPGSVAPTLSTIWQQQPFALIGRYLDCDRNAANYRQQLGLGELTCVQFAPQRQSELLQLYCPPRLPRPNQPAFADCLLQELRYLVPLGDRSSGPTVVLIGDTPLRAQIGTQLAAEFGSRVRVDKTGEPPQGSSILVGDWAWWRSQRERVPPPMLAIATLPLPSLEDPRAAAPVAYYKRHRQDWFRGYLLPNALRELQQGVMPVRQAQGAVALLDSRAQHRSYGRGVLAALEPCASVSYIDALALASAGS from the coding sequence TTGGGGGCGTTCGAAGCCCAAGCCCACGCGCTGCTGCGCCGCGTGCTGCGCGCCCGAGCGTCCGAGAGCTGGCCCCACCACCTCACGATGGCCCGCTTGGTCGCACGGGCGCTGCGCTCGGGCCGCCCTGCTGCCGTTCAGGCTGGCAGTGCCACGGCGCAGTACCGAATCGGCTACCTCGTTCCTGCACTCCTGTGGCCGGGTCCGATCGCGCTGGTAGCACCCGCCTCCATCCGGGAGCAGCTGCTACGGCACGAGATCCCGGCCTTGCAACAGTGGCTGGATGCCCCCAAGCCGGTTCTAACGGAGCGGCCGGCGCGCTCGCCAACCGAGGAAGTGCTGTTGCGCTCGCCCTTGAGCTGGCTCGCCGAGTGCTTGAGCGGCGAGCGAGCTGCCATGCCAGTCATTGTGGATGGCGCCGAGGATCTAGAGCGCTGGGCTCGCCAGCAGCTGCGCGCCGGCATTCGCCCGGCCGATTGGGAGGCCCTGGTGCGCGCCTACCCCAACCGGGCGGAGCTCATTCGGGCAACGCAGGCCCAAATCGAGCGAGCGTTGGCGCGCCAAGCTCCCCGCCCCAGTGGCGCTCGTTTTGTCGCCCCCCCAGAGCAGGCGCAACTGCAGGCCCTTCTGCAAGAACTCGCGTCGCCAGTCTCGGCCATTGTCCAGCCGGCTTTCCGGCAGTTCGGGCAGCAATGGCAGGCCAGCGGCGAGCTGCTTTGGGCCCAGCCCGAGGGCGAGGCGTTCGCGCTCTACTGCGAGCCGGGCTCGGTGGCCCCCACCCTCAGCACCATCTGGCAGCAGCAGCCGTTTGCCCTCATCGGGCGCTACCTCGACTGCGATCGCAATGCCGCCAACTACCGCCAGCAGCTGGGCCTGGGCGAGCTCACCTGCGTTCAGTTTGCGCCGCAGCGCCAGAGCGAGCTGCTCCAGCTCTACTGCCCGCCCCGCCTACCCCGACCCAACCAACCGGCATTTGCCGACTGCCTGCTGCAGGAGTTGCGCTACCTGGTGCCGCTCGGCGATCGCAGCAGCGGTCCCACCGTTGTTTTGATCGGTGATACGCCCTTGCGCGCGCAGATTGGGACCCAGCTTGCCGCCGAGTTCGGTTCGCGGGTCCGCGTCGATAAAACCGGCGAACCGCCTCAAGGCAGCAGCATTTTAGTCGGCGATTGGGCTTGGTGGCGATCGCAGCGGGAGCGCGTGCCGCCGCCCATGCTAGCGATCGCGACGCTACCGCTGCCCTCACTGGAGGACCCGCGCGCGGCCGCGCCTGTCGCCTACTACAAGCGCCACCGGCAAGACTGGTTCCGCGGCTATCTGCTCCCCAATGCCCTGCGCGAGCTCCAGCAAGGCGTCATGCCCGTGCGGCAGGCGCAAGGGGCGGTCGCCTTGCTCGACAGTCGCGCGCAGCATCGCAGCTACGGCCGCGGCGTGCTGGCTGCCCTGGAGCCCTGCGCCTCGGTGAGCTACATTGATGCGCTGGCGCTGGCGAGCGCAGGTTCTTGA